One window of the Nicotiana tabacum cultivar K326 chromosome 4, ASM71507v2, whole genome shotgun sequence genome contains the following:
- the LOC107792955 gene encoding xyloglucan endotransglucosylase/hydrolase protein 3-like yields the protein MIHFQTGLLITLFLVATQYASNGNAYEIPFNQTYYQIWGGNHLTISDEGKEVQLLIDQYSGAGFSSKQNFGSGDFRIKLKLPKKNSKGVITTFYLISKEVNEPARPKHDEVDFEFFGGDGKYTLNTNIFANDEGHREQQFNLWFDPTADFHTYGILWNQYQIVLYVDDIPIRVFKNNTNLGVNYPSNKMHIEATMWNATVWIGEVDWSQGPFTAYFREFSINGCQYQKSNPQYCYRNSYYWNRINYWKLSPKQQQLYEDVREKHMTYDYCLRNAKDFPEC from the exons ATGATTCACTTTCAAACTGGTCTCTTAATTACTCTCTTTCTTGTTGCTACTCAATATGCAAGCAATGGTAATGCATACGAAATTCCCTTTAACCAGACATATTATCAGATATGGGGAGGTAACCATCTAACAATTTCTGACGAGGGAAAAGAAGTTCAGCTATTGATTGACCAATATTCAG GTGCTGGATTTAGTTCGAAACAAAATTTTGGGTCTGGAGATTTTCGGATCAAGTTAAAGTTACCAAAGAAGAATAGTAAAGGAGTTATAACAACATTCTAT TTAATATCAAAGGAAGTTAATGAACCAGCAAGACCCAAACATGATGAGGTTGATTTTGAGTTCTTTGGAGGAGATGGCAAATATACATTAAATACAAATATCTTTGCAAATGATGAAGGGCATAGGGAGCAACAGTTTAATCTCTGGTTTGATCCTACAGCTGATTTTCACACATATGGAATTCTTTGGAATCAGTATCAAATTGT gttatatgtggatgatattccCATAAGAGTTTTCAAGAACAATACAAATCTTGGAGTGAACTATCCATCAAACAAAATGCACATAGAAGCAACAATGTGGAATGCAACAGTTTGGATTGGAGAAGTTGACTGGAGCCAAGGACCCTTCACAGCTTATTTTCGCGAATTTTCAATTAATGGCTGCCAATATCAAAAATCAAACCCTCAATACTGCTACAGAAATAGCTATTATTGGAATAGAATCAATTACTGGAAGCTTAGCCCAAAACAACAGCAGCTATATGAAGATGTGAGGGAAAAACACATGACTTATGACTATTGCCTGAGGAACGCCAAAGATTTTCCAGAATGCTAA